The following proteins are co-located in the Streptomyces bottropensis ATCC 25435 genome:
- a CDS encoding glycoside hydrolase family 13 protein: MSHQHSTTTPTATPTEAQRSDWWRDAVIYQVYPRSFADSNGDGMGDLEGVRSRLPYLRDLGIDAVWLSPFYASPQADAGYDVADYRAVDPMFGSLLDADALIRDAHELGLRIIVDLVPNHSSDQHEWFRRAVAEGPGSPLRDRYHFREGKGACGELPPNDWESIFGGPAWTRVTEPDGTPGAWYLHLFAPEQPDFNWDHPAVGDEFRSVLRFWLDMGVDGFRIDVAHGLVKAEGLPDLGAHDQLKLLGNDVMPFFDQDGVHAIYREWRLVLDEYAGERIFVAEAWTPTVERTANYVRPDELHQAFNFQYLSTAWDAAELKTVIDRTLDAMRPVNAPATWVLSNHDVTRHATRFANEPGLGTQIRLAGDRALGLRRARAASLLMLALPGSAYVYQGEELGLPDVVDLPDEVRQDPAYFRGAGQDGFRDGCRVPIPWTRSGSSYGFGAGGSWLPQPAEWGELSIEAQTGAADSTLELYRAALSVRREEPGLGAGDSVEWLKAPEGVLAFRRGDFVCAANTTGEAVTIPAYGRVLLASAEVTVAENEAKLPGDTTVWWTTG; encoded by the coding sequence ATGAGCCACCAGCACTCCACCACCACCCCCACCGCGACCCCCACCGAGGCGCAGCGCAGCGACTGGTGGCGCGACGCGGTGATCTACCAGGTCTATCCGCGCAGCTTCGCCGACAGCAACGGCGACGGCATGGGCGACCTGGAGGGCGTACGTTCCCGGCTCCCGTACCTGCGCGACCTCGGCATCGACGCCGTGTGGCTCAGCCCCTTCTACGCCTCCCCGCAGGCCGACGCCGGCTACGACGTCGCCGACTACCGCGCGGTGGACCCGATGTTCGGGTCGCTGCTGGACGCCGACGCCCTGATCCGCGACGCCCACGAGCTGGGCCTGCGCATCATCGTCGACCTGGTCCCCAACCACTCCTCCGACCAGCACGAGTGGTTCCGGCGGGCGGTCGCGGAGGGTCCCGGCTCGCCGCTGCGCGACCGCTACCACTTCCGCGAGGGCAAGGGCGCCTGTGGCGAACTCCCCCCGAACGACTGGGAGTCCATCTTCGGCGGCCCGGCCTGGACGCGGGTGACGGAGCCGGACGGCACCCCGGGCGCCTGGTACCTGCACCTGTTCGCCCCGGAGCAGCCCGACTTCAACTGGGACCACCCGGCGGTCGGCGACGAGTTCCGCTCCGTGCTCCGCTTCTGGCTCGACATGGGCGTGGACGGCTTCCGCATCGATGTGGCCCACGGCCTGGTCAAGGCCGAGGGCCTCCCGGATCTCGGCGCCCACGACCAGCTGAAACTGCTGGGCAACGATGTCATGCCGTTCTTCGACCAGGACGGCGTCCACGCGATCTACCGCGAGTGGCGCCTGGTGCTGGACGAGTACGCCGGGGAGCGCATCTTCGTGGCGGAGGCGTGGACCCCCACCGTCGAACGCACCGCGAACTACGTCCGCCCGGACGAACTGCACCAGGCCTTCAACTTCCAGTACCTGAGCACGGCCTGGGACGCGGCCGAGCTGAAGACCGTCATCGACCGCACCCTGGACGCGATGCGCCCGGTGAACGCCCCCGCCACCTGGGTCCTGTCGAACCACGACGTGACCCGCCACGCGACCCGCTTCGCCAACGAGCCGGGCCTCGGCACGCAGATCCGCCTCGCGGGCGACCGCGCGCTGGGGCTGCGCCGCGCCCGCGCCGCCTCGCTGCTGATGCTGGCCCTGCCGGGCTCGGCGTACGTCTACCAGGGCGAGGAACTGGGCCTGCCCGACGTCGTCGACCTCCCGGACGAGGTCCGCCAGGACCCGGCGTACTTCCGGGGCGCGGGCCAGGACGGCTTCCGCGACGGCTGCCGCGTCCCGATCCCGTGGACCCGGTCCGGCTCGTCGTACGGCTTCGGCGCGGGAGGCTCCTGGCTGCCGCAGCCCGCCGAATGGGGCGAGCTGAGCATCGAGGCCCAGACGGGCGCGGCGGACTCGACCCTGGAGCTGTACCGCGCCGCCCTGTCCGTCCGCCGGGAGGAACCCGGCCTGGGCGCGGGCGACTCGGTCGAGTGGCTGAAGGCACCCGAGGGTGTCCTGGCCTTCCGTCGGGGCGACTTCGTGTGCGCGGCGAACACGACGGGCGAGGCGGTCACGATCCCCGCGTACGGCCGTGTCCTGCTCGCCAGCGCCGAGGTGACCGTGGCCGAGAACGAGGCGAAGCTGCCGGGGGACACGACGGTCTGGTGGACGACCGGCTGA
- a CDS encoding sugar ABC transporter permease, which translates to MSTTTVKTTAGEDGPVARTAPAPRTRRRGENSPAGAFASHTILVLASLAALFPIAWLVFLSLGPDKDDYLHPGRIFGKMTFANYSYVLQETPFFDWLVSTLVVSLGTTVIGVLIAATTGYAVSRMRFPGYRKFMWVLLVTQMFPVAVLMVPMYEILSELKLIDSYLGLVLVYCSTAVPYCAWLLKGYFDTIPFEIDEAGRVDGLSPFGTFARLILPLARPGLAVAAFYSFITAFGEVAFASTFMLSDTKYTFAVGLQSFVSEHDAQRNLMAATAVLVAIPVSAFFYLVQKNLVTGLTAGGTKG; encoded by the coding sequence ATGAGCACCACGACCGTCAAGACCACGGCCGGCGAGGACGGGCCGGTCGCGCGGACCGCCCCGGCGCCCAGGACACGCCGACGCGGTGAGAACAGCCCCGCCGGCGCTTTCGCCTCCCACACGATCCTCGTGCTGGCGAGCCTGGCCGCGCTCTTCCCGATCGCCTGGCTGGTCTTCCTGTCCCTGGGTCCGGACAAGGACGATTACCTGCATCCCGGACGCATCTTCGGCAAAATGACCTTTGCCAACTACTCGTACGTGCTCCAGGAGACACCGTTCTTCGACTGGCTGGTCAGCACCCTCGTCGTCTCGCTCGGCACCACCGTCATCGGGGTGCTGATCGCGGCGACCACGGGCTATGCCGTCTCCCGCATGCGCTTTCCGGGCTACCGGAAGTTCATGTGGGTGCTCCTGGTCACGCAGATGTTCCCGGTGGCCGTCCTGATGGTGCCGATGTACGAGATCCTCTCGGAACTGAAGCTCATCGACAGCTACCTCGGCCTCGTCCTCGTCTACTGCTCGACGGCCGTGCCGTACTGCGCCTGGCTGCTCAAGGGCTACTTCGACACGATCCCCTTCGAGATCGACGAGGCCGGACGCGTCGACGGGCTGAGCCCCTTCGGCACGTTCGCGCGGCTGATCCTGCCGCTCGCCAGGCCGGGCCTCGCGGTCGCCGCGTTCTACAGTTTCATCACCGCGTTCGGGGAGGTCGCCTTCGCCTCGACGTTCATGCTGTCCGACACCAAGTACACCTTCGCCGTCGGCCTGCAGAGCTTCGTCAGCGAACACGACGCGCAGCGCAACCTGATGGCCGCCACCGCGGTCCTGGTCGCGATCCCCGTCTCCGCGTTCTTCTACCTCGTGCAGAAGAACCTGGTCACCGGCCTGACCGCGGGCGGCACGAAAGGCTGA
- a CDS encoding carbohydrate ABC transporter permease: MTVAIDRATGKRRGEPGGRPGRLTRLRQSYQRYWYAYAMIAPVVVVLGVLVLYPLARGFYLTLTNANSLNSARTIGVNHIEATYEFIGFDNYADILWGPTSYDRFWSHFVWTIAWTALCVALHYLIGLGLALLLNQKLRGRTFYRLILVLPWAVPTFVTVFGWRFMLADGGVINAGLEALHLPTPLWLEDTFWQRFAAIMVNTWCGVPFMMVSLLGGLQSIDTTLYEAAEMDGASAWQRFRHVTLPGLRSVSSTVVLLGVIWTFNQFAVIFLLFGDTAPEAQILVTWAYYLGFGQQPRDFAQSAAYGILLLAILIVFTSVYRRWLNRDEQQLAI; this comes from the coding sequence ATGACAGTCGCCATCGACCGTGCGACCGGCAAGCGCAGAGGTGAACCGGGCGGGCGCCCGGGCCGGCTCACGCGTCTGAGGCAGTCGTACCAGCGGTACTGGTACGCGTACGCGATGATCGCCCCGGTGGTCGTCGTGCTCGGCGTCCTGGTGCTGTATCCGCTGGCCCGCGGCTTCTACCTCACCCTCACCAACGCCAACAGCCTCAACTCGGCGCGCACGATCGGCGTCAACCACATCGAGGCCACCTACGAGTTCATCGGCTTCGACAACTACGCCGACATCCTGTGGGGCCCGACCTCCTACGACCGCTTCTGGTCGCACTTCGTCTGGACGATCGCCTGGACGGCCCTGTGCGTCGCCCTGCACTACCTCATCGGCCTCGGCCTCGCGCTGCTGCTCAACCAGAAGCTGCGCGGCCGCACCTTCTACCGGCTGATCCTGGTCCTGCCGTGGGCCGTCCCCACCTTCGTCACCGTCTTCGGCTGGCGGTTCATGCTCGCCGACGGCGGTGTCATCAACGCCGGCCTCGAAGCGCTGCACCTGCCGACGCCGCTGTGGCTGGAGGACACCTTCTGGCAGCGGTTCGCCGCGATCATGGTCAACACCTGGTGCGGGGTGCCGTTCATGATGGTCTCGCTGCTCGGCGGACTGCAGTCCATCGACACGACCCTGTACGAGGCCGCGGAGATGGACGGCGCGAGCGCCTGGCAGCGCTTCCGCCACGTCACCCTGCCGGGCCTGCGCTCCGTCAGCTCCACCGTCGTCCTCCTCGGCGTCATCTGGACCTTCAACCAGTTCGCCGTCATCTTCCTGCTGTTCGGCGACACCGCGCCCGAGGCGCAGATCCTCGTGACCTGGGCGTACTACCTCGGCTTCGGGCAGCAGCCGCGGGACTTCGCGCAGTCGGCGGCCTACGGCATCCTGCTGCTGGCCATCCTGATCGTCTTCACCTCCGTCTACCGCCGCTGGCTGAACCGCGATGAGCAGCAGCTCGCGATCTGA